CGCGACGATGACGTCGTCGCACGAGCGGCCGGGACCCGAGGAGATCACCCATGCGCATGACGAGCACCCGAGGCGCCGTGGTGGCCCTGGCCGTGGCGCTGGCCGCCTCGCCCCTGGGCTCGGCCACGGCCACCGAGGAGCCTGCGACCGCTCCCGTCCACGGGAGCCTCCTGGGCGTGGCCACGGGCGTCGGTGGGCTCTGCGCGACCACGTGCACCCGCCCCAAGGACGTCGACCACAGGATCCGCGTCGACTTCGGGACCGGTCGTTTCGCGACCGACGACCCCGTGCCCCCGGGCAGCTACACGCTCTGGATGTCCGACGGCTGGGCCACCCACGAGAGCTGCACCGACATCGACTGCGGCAACCACCTGGCCAAGGGCTTCTACCTGCAGGAGCTGCCGAGCGGTCTCTACACGGGCACCGCGGTCGAGGAGGAGGCCACCCGCTTCGTCGTGCCGGTCCAGACCGAGACCGACGCGCAGCCGACCGACCTCGGCACGCTCGACACGTTCTCGGGGTCGGCGGGCCTGACGGGTCCGACCTACTACTACAGCTCCTCGGCCAAGGGCTCGCCCACGACCGGCATCAGGCGCTCGGTCGGCCACATCGACGTGCCCCGGGGGTCCAGGACGATCATCGAGACCACCGGGTGCGGCGGGAGGAAGTACCGCTGGAGCGACGTCTCGAGGGGACCGGGCGGCGGCACGTGGGAGTGGCGGGACGACGCAGCCTCGCAGCGCTACGGGAGGACCATGAGGGTCCAGGTGTTCCTTCGGGACGAGGGCGAGCCGAGACGGGCGATCTCCAGGGCCTACAAGGTCGGCCTGGCGTGGGACGAGACGTGCTGATCAGGCGTTGTGCCACGCCAGGTAGGCGTCGCGGACCCGTTGGCGGTCGCGCTCGGGCACGTCGGCGTCCTCGACCATGCTGCGCACCAGCTCGGCCTGCGTGCGCAGGGCGGCGACCGCCTCGGGGCGGTGCAGGTGGTCGATCGACTGCTCGACCTGGTGGATGACGTCGAGCAGGTAGATCAGCACGGCCGGGTCCTCGGCGGAGACGAGGCGAACCTCGTCGAAGGCCAGGCCCACGAGCATCGCGTACGTCGTGGCGTGCGGCACGAGCAGCACCTGGCCCCGCTCGCCCGCCAGGTGCTGGGCCGGGGGGACGCGGCACAGCAGGTCCGCCAGCACGGTGCCGGTGTGCGAGATCGCGTCGTGCGCCGTCGTGGGGTCGTTGACACCCGGTGACATCGCCTTGAGCGCCACGTCGGCCAGCTGGCGCACGCCGTAGGCGACGTCCTGCTGCATCGTGCGGGTCTCACCGACCATGACCGCGGCGCGGATCGAGTCGTGGACCGTCTCGTCGTCCACCGGCGGCCAGACCCGGCACACGGGGGTGTTCTGGATGGCGTAGCGCCCGGCGAACGTCTCCAGCCGCGCACGCGAGCCCGGAGGCAGCACCTGCAGCAACCGGTCGAAGTCGACGTTCTCCACCCAGCCGTACGAGGTGAAGCGCACCACCGTGGCGTCCTCGGGCAGGTCGCCGTCCCCGCCCCCCAGCTGGCGGTCCGAGTCGGGGTCCGGGTCGGGGTCCGGGTCGGGCCAGCCGCTGCTGGCCTGCTGCAGCGCCTCCTGGGTGACCCGGTGCAGGATCTTGGAGACGTCCATCGAGTGCGCACCGTGGTTGATGAACGCGATGATCGCGAGCACGGAGGCGATGCCCAGCAGCACCGCCAGCAGGATGGAGACGCTCGGGACGATCGGCTCCTCGGTGCCCTCCAGCGAGCTGCGCACGGCGCGCAGGACCACCAGGCAGTAGGTGAACGTCCCGATGACCAGGCCCATCACCCGCTTGTTGAACGGGTCGCGGAACATGCCGTGCACCACGCGCGGCGAGTACTGGCTCGAGGCCAGCGAGATCAGCAGCAGGCTCACCGAGAAGGCGATGCCGGCGAAGCTCAGGGTCGCGCCCGCGACGGTGGTCAGGACGGTCCGTGCGCTGTCGACCGTCGCGGTCAGGCGGGGGTCGATGCCGGTGACCTGGGCGTCGACCGCCAGCATCGCCTGGCCCAGCACCGCACCGCCCAGCACGCAGAGCATCGGCACGAAGAAGAGGCTGCTGCGGACGCGGGACCCCAGGGCTGTGATGCGGCTCACCATGCACGGCAGGCTAGCGAAGGGAGGCCTCACCCTGCCTGCGCGAAGGGGTGGCGCCGGTCCCGACGCTGCCCGCGCGCGGCGGCTTCCTGCCCGCCTGAGCACCGGTGCACGACGTCCGCCCCTCGCACTAGGGTGCGGCCATGACCAGTCCCGGACCCGAGGCCACCACCACCCACGACGGGCCGCTGCGCGTCGAGCGCGACGGCCACGTGGAGACGTGGACGATCGACCTGCCCGAGCAGCGCAACCCGATCTCGGGGCCCGACGTGGTCGCGGCCTTCGTCGAGCACACCGCGCGTGTCGACCGTGACCAGGAGGTGCGCGCGGTGATCCTGACCGGGGCCGGCTCCGCCTTCTCCGCCGGCGGCAACGTGCACGAGATGGCCGAGCGGCGCGGGATGTTCTCCGGGGCGCCGTACGAGCAGCGCAACGGCTACCGCCACGGCATCCAGCAGATCCCGCTCGCGCTGCGTCGCTGCGAGGTCCCGCTGATCGCCGCCGTCAACGGTCCCGCGGTCGGTGCGGGCTGCGACCTGGCGATGATGTGCGACCTGCGCATCGCCTCGACCAAGGCGTTCTTCGCCGAGTCCTTCGTGCAGCTCGGCATCATCCCCGGCGACGGCGGGGCCTGGTTCCTGACCCGGGCGATCGGCCCGGCCCGCGCCGCCGAGATGGCCCTGACCGGGGACCGGGTCGACGCCGCCACCGCGCTGGAGTGGGGTCTGGTCTCGCAGGTCGTCGAGCCGGAGGCGCTCCTCGACACCGCCCGCGACCTCGCCGCGCGGGTCGCCAAGAACCCGCCGCACGCCACCCGGATGGCCAAGAAGCTGATCCAGGAGTCGCAGCAGCGCGACCTCGAGGGCGTCCTCGAGCTGAGCGCGGCGATGCAGGCGATCTCGCACCACACCCAGGCCCACACCGACGCGGTGCAGGCGTTCGTGGAGCGCACGCGCCGCTAGTCACCCATACTCACCGGGTGAAGACGTTCGTTCCCCGCCGCGCCGCCTCCCTGGTGGCGGCGCTCGCGGTCTCGGTCCCCCTGCTCGCTGCGCTGACCACGGCGCCCACCTCGTCCGCGGCGGCCGTGCCTGCTGCGGCTCCCGCGGCGAGCACGTCGGCCGCGGCGAGGGAGGTGCCGACCATCCGGTGGCGCTCGTGCCGCGGCTTCGACTGCGGTCGCGTCGACGTGCCGCTCGACCACGACCGCCCCGACGGCGCCACCCTCACGCTCGCGCTGCGGCGGGTGCCGGCCCGCAAGCCGGCCCGGCGCCTGGGGGCCGTCTTCGTCAACCCGGGCGGCCCGGGCGGCTCGCCGCCGGTTCGCGCCCTGGGCGGCCGACCTGCTGGGACGCCGGGTCACCAACCGGCTCGACGTCATCGGCATCGACCCCCGCGGCGTCGGGGGGAGCAGCCACCTCACGTGCCGGGGGCGCAGCGACACGGCGTACCCGAGCGTCGGCTTCCCCGACACCCGGCGCCAGGTCCGCGACTGGCTGGCCTTCGACACCACCGTGCAGCGGCTGTGCGACCGGCGCATCGCCGACCACATGAGCACCGCCGACACCGCGCGCGACATGGACCTGGTGCGCCAGGCGCTCGGTGACGAGCAGGCCAGCTTCTTCGGGGCGTCGTACGGCTCGGTGCTGGGCGCGACCTGGGTGTCGATGTTCCCCGGCACGGTGCGCGCCGCGGTCGTCGACAGCGTGCTCGACCCGGTGGCCTGGACCACCGGTCGCGACCTGCCCGACGGCACCCCCGGCTCGAGCCTGCCGATCAGCGCCCGCCTCGGCAGCGAGGTCGGGTCGCGCGACGCCCTCGAGGCCGGGCTCGCCGAGTGCGACGAGGCCGGCCGTCGCGCCTGCCGGCTCGCCGGCGACGCCCTGGGCCGCTGGGACGCGGTCGCGGCGCGGCTGCGCTCCGACCGGGCCGCCGCCCGTCGGGTGGGGCTGTCCTACTCCGACTTCGTCGGCACCACGCTGGGCATGCTCTACGGCGGCGACCTCTGGTACATCGCCGAGTTCGCCTTCCAGGCCGAGAAGCAGCTCTCACGCCTGGCGGGCCGACCGACCTCCGACGAGCCGGCGGCCCCTGACGGGACGCTGGGACGCACCGTGCGCGAGGTGCGCGCGGAGCTGGCGCGCTCGCCGTACCCGGGCCCGTACGCCGCGGTGGCCGGTCGCAGCCGGCAGCAGCGGCTCTGGTTCGACGGCAGCACCCACGGGGTGATGTGCTCCGACTCGCTCAACCCGACCGGCACCGCGGCCTGGAGCGAGGCCGCGGAGCGCACCCGGGCCGCCGGCGGCGCCGACTTCGGCCCGTCCTGGACCTGGCTGTCCTCGGCCTGCTCGGCCTGGCCGGGGTCGGGCGAGGACGCCTACCGCGGGCCGTTCACGATGCCCGACGCCGAGCGGCTGCTGATCGTCAGCAACCGCCACGACCCGGCCACCCCGCTCAGCGGCGCGCTGGCCCTGCAGCAGCTGATGCCGGGCTCGCGGCTGGTGACGACCGGCGACACCGGGCACGTCGCGACCGGCGCCAACCGGTGCGCCACCGAGGTCGTGCGCGACGTGCTGCGCACCGCGGAGAGCCCCGCCGAGGACGTCGTCTGCACCCGCGAGCGGGAGCCGTTCACACGCTGATCCACAAAAAGACGCCCTCGATTGGTTTGCACACGGGGTGGGCGCGGTAGTGTTAGCCCCAGCAACAGATGCAAGTTCCAGCAGGTCGACGCCAGCGGAGTTTGTGATCCAACGGCGTTTCAGCTTGTACGGGTCCTGCCAAGGTCAAAGCAAGTCGGAGCGACGTGTCACCGCATCAAGTTTGCCGGGCCGTCGAAGTGACGGTCCTCGCTTTGACTAAGGAGTACCAAGCACATGGCACAGGGCACCGTTAAGTGGTTCAACGCCGAGAAGGGTTTCGGCTTCATTGCGCAGGAGGACGGCGGCGACGACGTCTTCGTGCACTACTCGGCGATCCAGACCCAGGGCTACAAGTCCCTGGACGAGAACCAGAAGGTCGAGTTCGACGTCACGCAGGGCCCCAAGGGCCCGCAGGCGGAGAACGTTCGCCCCGTCTGATTCAGGACGTCACCGGCAGCTAGCCGGTAGCACCACGACGAGGCCCCACCCGGCGACGGGTGGGGCCTTCGTCCATTTCGCGCCACCGCTCGTCACGGTTGGGTACGCCGGTGAGCGGGTTGCTGAGTTTTGGCCCAGAATCTGGCCGGTGGGGGTTTGCTTGGCACACCGGTCGGGCACTCTGGTCCCGATGGACATCCACGAGCTGAGCGGAGGAAGGGTGCACGACCAGTTCGACGTGTCGCTCGAGGACTCCGACCTGCTCGGGGAGGTCGAGCTGACCACCAACCTCATCATCGCCGCCTCGGAGTCCGAGGACCACCTGAGCCAGGTCGAGATCGACGAGATCCTCGGGGTCGCACTCCAGCGCGACGCCTCCTGAGCGTCGTACCGTCCGGCACCTGCTCCCATCGGGGAGCAGGTTCTTCGTGCTTGCATTCATACCGTAGGGGGGTACCCTATGAGCATGGTTGAGCACCAGCACGGGTACCTGCATCGCAAGGACGACTACCTCGCACGGCTGCGCCGCATCGAGGGGCAGGCCCGCGGCCTGCAGCGGATGGTCGAGGAGGAGCAGTACTGCATCGACATCCTGACCCAGGTCTCGGCCATGACGAAGGCGCTGCAGGCGGTCTCGCTGGGGCTGCTCGACGAGCACATGCACCACTGCGTGGCCGACGCCGCCCGCGCCGGCGAGGCCGAGGGGCGCGCCAAGATCGACGAGGCCGTCGCCGCCATCACCCGACTCGTGAAGTCCTGAAGGAGCACCGATGAGCACCCACACCAGCACCTGGACCGTGACCGGCATGACCTGCGGGCACTGCGTCGCCTCGGTCAGCGAGGAGATCGCCGAGATCGACGGCGTCGAGAGCGTCGACGTCACCCTCGAGAGCGGCGAGGTCGTCGTCACCAGCACCACCCCGCTCGAGCGGGTCAGCGTCGAGGCCGCCGTGCGCGAGGCGGGTTACGAGCTCACGTCATGACCGCCGGGGCGTCCACCGATGTGACGACCGGGGTGACCACTGGGGCGACCACCGACGTGGAGCTGGCGATCACCGGCATGACCTGCGCCTCGTGCGCCAACCGCATCGAGCGCAAGCTCAACAAGCTCGAGGGCGTCAGCGCCAGCGTCAACTACGCCACCGAGAAGGCGCACGTCGTCGCCTCCGGCCCGGTCAGCACCGACCTGCTGCTCGAGACCGTCGCCCAGGCCGGGTACGCCGCCAGCGTGCCGGACCCCGGCGCCGACGACGACCACGCCGAGGTCGAGCTGGCGGCCCTGCGCCGCCGCCTGGTCGTCTCCGCGGTGCTGGCGGTGCCCGTGGTCGCGGTGGCGATGGTGCCGGCGTGGCAGTTCGACCGCTGGGCCTGGGTCTCGCTGGTCCTCGCCACCCCGGTGGTGCTGTGGGGCGCGTGGCCCTTCCACCGCGCCGCCGCCACCAACCTGCGCCACGGCACCACCACCATGGACACGCTGGTCTCGGTCGGCGTGGGCGCGGCGTACACCTGGTCGCTGGTGGCGCTGGTCCTCGGCGACGCCGGCATGCCCGGGATGACCCACGGCTTCTCCCTGAGCCTGCAGCGCGGCGACGGGCTCGACGAGGTCTACCTCGAGGTCGCCGCCGGGGTCACGACGTTCCTGCTGGCCGGTCGCTGGTTCGAGAAGCGCTCCAAGCGCCGGGCCGGCGCCGCGCTCGAGGCGCTGCTGCGGATGGGCGCCAAGGAGGTCACGCTGCTGCGCGACGGGGTCGAGACCCAGGTCGCCGCCGAGCAGCTCCGGGTCGACGACGTCTTCGTGGTGCGCCCCGGCGAGAAGGTGGCCACCGACGGCGAGGTCGTCGAGGGCGCCTCGGCGATCGACGTCTCGATGCTCACCGGCGAGCCGGTGCCGGTCGACGTGGGCCCCGGGGACGTCGTCACCGGCGCCACCGTCAACGCCGGCGGGCGCCTGGTCGTGCGGGCCACCCGGGTCGGCGCCGACACCCAGCTGGCGCAGATGGCCCGCCTGGTCGAGCAGGCCCAGCAGGGCAAGGCGCAGGTGCAGCGCCTCGCCGACCGGGTCTCCGGGGTGTTCGTGCCGGTCGTCATCGCGCTCTCGCTGCTGACCCTCGCCGCCTGGCTGCTCAGCGGCGCCGGGGCCACCACCGCCTTCGCCGCGGCCGTCGCGGTGCTGATCATCGCCTGCCCCTGTGCCCTGGGGCTGGCCACGCCGACCGCCCTGATGGTCGGCACCGGCCGCGGCGCCCAGCTCGGCATCCTGATCCGCGGCCCCGAGATCCTCGAGTCCACCCGCCGCGTCGACACGATCGTCCTCGACAAGACCGGCACCGTCACCACGGGCCGGATGAGCCTGGTCGACGTGGTCGTCCACCCCGACACCCCGGCCGACGAGGCGGAGGTGCGTCGGGTCGCGGCCGCGCTCGAGCACGGCTCGGAGCACCCGATCGCCCGCGCGGTGGCTACCGCGGCCGCGCGCCCCGAGCACCCCGAGGTCGTGGGCTTCGCCAACCGCGAGGGCCTCGGCGTCGTCGGCGACGTCTCCGGGCGGCGTACGGCGGTCGGACGCCCGGCGCTGCTCGAGGCCGAGGGCATGGCGCTGCCGGCGCCGCTCGCCGAGGCGCTCGAGGCGGCCCGGGCCCTGGGTCGCACCCCCGTGCTGGTCGGCTGGGAGGGCGTCGCCCGGGGCGTGCTGGTGGTGGCCGACACCGTCAAGGACACCTCGGCCGCGGCCGTCGCCCGGCTGCGCGACCTCGGGCTCGACCCGGTGCTGCTGACCGGCGACCACGAGCGGGCCGCCCGTGCGGTGGCCGCGGAGGTCGGCATCGACACGGTGGTCGCCGACGTGCTGCCCGCCGAGAAGGTGGCGCAGGTGCGCCGGCTCCAGGAGGCCGGTCGGGTCGTGGCGATGGTCGGCGACGGTGTCAACGACGCCGCCGCCCTGGCCCAGGCCGACCTCGGCATCGCGATGGGCACCGGCACCGACGTGGCCATCGAGGCCGCCGACCTGACCCTGGTCAGCGGCGACCTGCGGGTCGCCGGCGACGCTGTCGCACTCGCCCGCCGCACCCTGGCCACGATCCGCGGCAACCTCTTCTGGGCCTTCGCCTACAACGTCGCCGCCCTGCCCCTGGCCGCCCTGGGCCTGCTCAGCCCGATGATCGCCGGCCTCGCGATGGCCCTCTCCTCGGTCTTCGTCGTCTCCAACAGCCTGCGCCTGCGACGCTTCCGCTCCTCCATCGCCTGACCAGCGCCAGCCCCCACCGCCGGTTGAGAAGCGAGGGCCCCGCCGTTGGTTGAGCAGCGAGGGCCGAAGGCTCGAGCGTCGCCGAAACCGGGTGAGTCCATGGCGTACGTCGTGCGCGGTGGTTGCGGGGTCTCGACGACGCGCGTCGCTGGCGCGGTGCGTCGTACGCCGACCCGGCTGGTTCGAACCGGCCGACTGGGCGTACGGCGGGAAGTGGCGCCGGCTCGGCGTGGGTCGTTGGTTGAGCAGCGAGGGCCGAAGGCTCGAGCGTCGCCGAAACCGGGTGAGTCCATGGCGTACGGCGAGGTTGGCGCGGTTCTTGCGGGGTCTCGACGACGCGCGTCGCTGGCGCTCCTTGCTGCTCGACCAGCGGTGCGTCGTACGCCGACCCGGCTGGTTCGAACCGGCCGGCTCGGCGTACGGCGGGAAGTGGCGCCGGCTCGGCGTGGGTCGTTGGTTGAGCAGCGAGGGCCGGAGGCTCGAGCGTCGCCGAAACCGGGTGAGTCCATGGCGTACGTCGTGCGCGGTTCTCGCGGGGTCTCGACGACGCGCGTCGCTGGCGCTCCTTGCTGCTCGACCAGCGGTGACCCCGCGGCTCAGCAGGTGGCGAAGAGGACCGGGCCGTCGGAGAGGTCGCTGAGGGGGTAGGCGCCGGGGGCCGGGGTGAGGTCGAGGGTGACGGTGGTGCCGTCGGCGGTGACCTCGTCGACGCTGAAGCGGTCGGAGAAGGCGCCGCCCTGGCCGGGGGCGGGGCCGGCGGCGAGCGCCGCGCGGGTGTCGGCGTTCGTGCGGGCCTGCTCCTCGGACTCGAAGCCGAGGCCCACCCGCAGGTCGAGCGGGGCCTGGGCGCCACCGTCGTCCCCGGGCGGCAGCAGCGCCAGGACGAACCCGGTCAGCGGGTTGACCGGGCCGGCCTGCGCCAGCAGCTCGTCGGCCGCGGCCTGGTCGGACTCACCGGCCTGGCCCATCGACAGCGCGCCGCAGGCCTGCTCCCCGGTCAGCACCACCGCGCTGAGCGGCTGCGCGGGCAGGGTGTCGAGCACGTCGGTGACGCCGGCCGCGTCGGGCTCGTGGTCGTCGGCGGCCTCCTCGAGGGCCCGTTCGAGGTAGGAGCGCTGGTCGCTGGTGAGCACCAGCGAGCGGTCCTCGTCGAAGGCCATGAACTGCAGGGTGGGGGTGCCTGCGGCGCCGTTCGCGGCGTTGAGCCGCGCCAGGACCTCCTCCCCGCCCTCCCAGATGCCCTCGGAGGACTCGGGACGGGTGTAGCCGAGCGACTCCAGGCGATCACCCAGCTCGCCGGTGTCGGCGTCCTCGCCGAGCCCGACCACCTCGAGCGCCCCGTCGGGCGACTGGGCCAGCAGCTCCCAGTCGATGCTCGCCGGCGACCAGCCGAAGGACCGCGCCAGCAGCGGCGCCGACTCCACCAGGCCCGAGGCCGAGGTCAGGTCGGCGTCGAAGCCCTCGTCGAGCAGGCGGCGTACGGCGTCGTCGTCGGTGCCCTCGACCTGGAGCCGCTCGCGCACCCCGGCCCAGTCGGTCCAGGTCCAGCGCTGCGTCTCGGCGGGGGCAAGCGCGACCGCGCGCTCGAGGTCGCTGCCGGGCCCGCGCCACCAGTGCACGCCCACGCCCAGGGCGGCGATGAGCAGCAGGGTCAGGGTCACCACGCCGGCCACCACCAGGGCGCGGCGCGGGCCGCGGCGACCCTCGGCGGGGCCGCTGCTGCTCGGGTCGGTCGCGGGGGCGGCCAGGGGCTCAGGCACGGGGTCGGGCTCCTCATCGTGGCGACGGTGGTGTGAGACTACGGCCATGGCAGCCGTCCCGAGCCGGTCCCGTGACGTCATCGCCGCCGGGGCCGTGGTGTTCCGCCCCGGCCGCGAGGTCCTCCTGGTCCACCGCCAGCAGTACGACGACTGGTCCTTCCCCAAGGGCAAGCTCGACCCGGGCGAGCACGCGACCACCGCGGCGGTGCGCGAGGTCGAGGAGGAGACCGGGCTGCACGTGCGCCTGGGCCCGCCGCTGCCGCTGCAGCACTACGCGACCGCCAAGGCGATGAAGACCGTCCACTACTGGGTGGGGCGCGTGGTCTCCGGCGACGACGTGGAGTCCTACGAGCGCAACGCCGAGATCAGCGACGTGCGCTGGGTGCCGGTCGACGAGGCCGCGGACTTGCTCTCCTACGAGCGCGACCGCGAGCTGCTGCAGGTCGCGCTGGGCCGCCGCAAGCGCACCCACGCCCTGGTCGTGCAGCGCCACGCGCGGGCCCGGGCCCGCTCGACCTGGCGCGGCGACGACCGGGCGCGCACGCTCCAGCAGGTCGGGCGCACCCAGGCCTTCGACCTGGTGCCGGTGCTGGCGGCGTACGACGTGCGGCGGCTGGTGACCTCGCCCGCGGTGCGCTGCCTGGAGACCCTCACGCCGTACGCCGAGACGATCGACGCCGACCTCGAGCACGTGGAGGAGCTGACCGAGGACGCCGCGACCCCCGACTCGGTCGCCGAGGTGCTCGCCAAGCTGGTCCACGACGTGCACGCGAGCCGCCGCGGCGCCGTGCTGTGCACGCACCGGCCGGTGCTGCCGCACGTCTTCGCGGCGCTGGGCATCGACGACCCGGCGCTGGCACCGGGGGAGATGGTGGTGGTCCACCTGCGCAAGGGGCGCGTGGTGGCCACCGA
The Nocardioides marinisabuli genome window above contains:
- a CDS encoding DUF2254 domain-containing protein, with protein sequence MVSRITALGSRVRSSLFFVPMLCVLGGAVLGQAMLAVDAQVTGIDPRLTATVDSARTVLTTVAGATLSFAGIAFSVSLLLISLASSQYSPRVVHGMFRDPFNKRVMGLVIGTFTYCLVVLRAVRSSLEGTEEPIVPSVSILLAVLLGIASVLAIIAFINHGAHSMDVSKILHRVTQEALQQASSGWPDPDPDPDPDSDRQLGGGDGDLPEDATVVRFTSYGWVENVDFDRLLQVLPPGSRARLETFAGRYAIQNTPVCRVWPPVDDETVHDSIRAAVMVGETRTMQQDVAYGVRQLADVALKAMSPGVNDPTTAHDAISHTGTVLADLLCRVPPAQHLAGERGQVLLVPHATTYAMLVGLAFDEVRLVSAEDPAVLIYLLDVIHQVEQSIDHLHRPEAVAALRTQAELVRSMVEDADVPERDRQRVRDAYLAWHNA
- a CDS encoding crotonase/enoyl-CoA hydratase family protein produces the protein MTSPGPEATTTHDGPLRVERDGHVETWTIDLPEQRNPISGPDVVAAFVEHTARVDRDQEVRAVILTGAGSAFSAGGNVHEMAERRGMFSGAPYEQRNGYRHGIQQIPLALRRCEVPLIAAVNGPAVGAGCDLAMMCDLRIASTKAFFAESFVQLGIIPGDGGAWFLTRAIGPARAAEMALTGDRVDAATALEWGLVSQVVEPEALLDTARDLAARVAKNPPHATRMAKKLIQESQQRDLEGVLELSAAMQAISHHTQAHTDAVQAFVERTRR
- a CDS encoding alpha/beta hydrolase, which codes for MDPRGVGGSSHLTCRGRSDTAYPSVGFPDTRRQVRDWLAFDTTVQRLCDRRIADHMSTADTARDMDLVRQALGDEQASFFGASYGSVLGATWVSMFPGTVRAAVVDSVLDPVAWTTGRDLPDGTPGSSLPISARLGSEVGSRDALEAGLAECDEAGRRACRLAGDALGRWDAVAARLRSDRAAARRVGLSYSDFVGTTLGMLYGGDLWYIAEFAFQAEKQLSRLAGRPTSDEPAAPDGTLGRTVREVRAELARSPYPGPYAAVAGRSRQQRLWFDGSTHGVMCSDSLNPTGTAAWSEAAERTRAAGGADFGPSWTWLSSACSAWPGSGEDAYRGPFTMPDAERLLIVSNRHDPATPLSGALALQQLMPGSRLVTTGDTGHVATGANRCATEVVRDVLRTAESPAEDVVCTREREPFTR
- a CDS encoding cold-shock protein, yielding MAQGTVKWFNAEKGFGFIAQEDGGDDVFVHYSAIQTQGYKSLDENQKVEFDVTQGPKGPQAENVRPV
- a CDS encoding metal-sensitive transcriptional regulator: MSMVEHQHGYLHRKDDYLARLRRIEGQARGLQRMVEEEQYCIDILTQVSAMTKALQAVSLGLLDEHMHHCVADAARAGEAEGRAKIDEAVAAITRLVKS
- a CDS encoding heavy-metal-associated domain-containing protein, which codes for MSTHTSTWTVTGMTCGHCVASVSEEIAEIDGVESVDVTLESGEVVVTSTTPLERVSVEAAVREAGYELTS
- a CDS encoding heavy metal translocating P-type ATPase, producing MTAGASTDVTTGVTTGATTDVELAITGMTCASCANRIERKLNKLEGVSASVNYATEKAHVVASGPVSTDLLLETVAQAGYAASVPDPGADDDHAEVELAALRRRLVVSAVLAVPVVAVAMVPAWQFDRWAWVSLVLATPVVLWGAWPFHRAAATNLRHGTTTMDTLVSVGVGAAYTWSLVALVLGDAGMPGMTHGFSLSLQRGDGLDEVYLEVAAGVTTFLLAGRWFEKRSKRRAGAALEALLRMGAKEVTLLRDGVETQVAAEQLRVDDVFVVRPGEKVATDGEVVEGASAIDVSMLTGEPVPVDVGPGDVVTGATVNAGGRLVVRATRVGADTQLAQMARLVEQAQQGKAQVQRLADRVSGVFVPVVIALSLLTLAAWLLSGAGATTAFAAAVAVLIIACPCALGLATPTALMVGTGRGAQLGILIRGPEILESTRRVDTIVLDKTGTVTTGRMSLVDVVVHPDTPADEAEVRRVAAALEHGSEHPIARAVATAAARPEHPEVVGFANREGLGVVGDVSGRRTAVGRPALLEAEGMALPAPLAEALEAARALGRTPVLVGWEGVARGVLVVADTVKDTSAAAVARLRDLGLDPVLLTGDHERAARAVAAEVGIDTVVADVLPAEKVAQVRRLQEAGRVVAMVGDGVNDAAALAQADLGIAMGTGTDVAIEAADLTLVSGDLRVAGDAVALARRTLATIRGNLFWAFAYNVAALPLAALGLLSPMIAGLAMALSSVFVVSNSLRLRRFRSSIA
- a CDS encoding NUDIX hydrolase — its product is MAAVPSRSRDVIAAGAVVFRPGREVLLVHRQQYDDWSFPKGKLDPGEHATTAAVREVEEETGLHVRLGPPLPLQHYATAKAMKTVHYWVGRVVSGDDVESYERNAEISDVRWVPVDEAADLLSYERDRELLQVALGRRKRTHALVVQRHARARARSTWRGDDRARTLQQVGRTQAFDLVPVLAAYDVRRLVTSPAVRCLETLTPYAETIDADLEHVEELTEDAATPDSVAEVLAKLVHDVHASRRGAVLCTHRPVLPHVFAALGIDDPALAPGEMVVVHLRKGRVVATEQHLPH